TATcctaatcactttggtgatcacttgacttttcatctagcgccaacatcaggtcaaaaatttaaaaacggTAAATACCTTGGTTCATcaccaaacacctgcagaaatAACGACATTCCCCTCAGCCTTAGTTCGTGTTTGGTAACATTTGGTAATTACCACACTAGTTAGGCTGCTAACTCACCAAACATGGTAAAcgttatacctgctaaacatcagcatgttagcattgtcactgtgggcatgttagcatgctgccGTTGGCACCGCCGTGCCACAGCCTaacagagccgctagcatggccGTAAGCACTTCTTTACATTCAAACCTTATGCACAAATCCAGATATTAACAGGTCGGTTCAACATGTAGTTGAATGTCCACATTCCGTCGCAGGTAAAAACCAAGTTTCGATGCAATTCAGTCTTGAGTTTCAACTTGAGCTTGTGATCTGGCAGAACATGCGTGTCCGCGTTCTCGGGGGGAAAACCTTCTGTTCGAGGACGGGAAGTACGGTGGTCGGAGAGATGAAAGACAAGTTCCTGCTGGTGGATGTAGAGGCAGTGATTCACGGCAGctacaggtaaacacacatgcCCTCCTACACGCTCCTTTCACACAGGTCACGCACACTTGAGGGTGATGCAACTAGCTGTCTTTTGTCACTCTGCAGCCTCACATGGACAGACGCCCACCTCCACCGGCAGCTCGTCACTGTCCTAAGCGGCCCAGTTGTTGATTCATTTGATAGGGAGTTCAGGATACTCTTTGCTGCTTCGCTCCCAGTCCCAGACACATGGACGGTTGCAGGTACCCATGTAGATGTGACTCACCAGCCAAAAGACTTCTCAGACCTCCGGTTCAAAAAACGACTCTCCTTGGAGCCGGATATCACCAACTCTCCATCTCCACCTGCTGTACCCCTCCTGGACTGGGAGGCCATGGGTGTTGTCCAGAGAGACCGCTGTTTCCCGGACAGTCCTCTTGATCAACATGATGAAAGCATGGTCAAGGAAATGCCACTGAAGAATACCATGCtgtttgataaaaacacacCCATTGCGGACAGTTTTATTAACAATGGAGAGCAATTTGTGGATAAAAAAAGGTACATGGATAATCTTGAGTTGACCAGTCTTAGACACCATTAGTGAGTCCTTGAAATTGTCTTTGGATCAGTATATATTTTCTAGTTTCACTTTGAAATTTCAACAAATGTTGCTCTGGTGTTAATGAAACTCATAACGAAGcactgaaacatgtttttctgtttcttattcTCTGAGTCATGAGAGAATGAAGAGGTATGACGCAAAGGATAAAGAAAACACGCTGAATGATTTattattgaaatgtaatatCTAATACaaaatgtgtgggttttttttccttctgaagGGTTGAACAAATAGTAGAAAAGGCTATTTCCAGGCAACTCTCCATTGAGAAGAGAACCAATTTAGATGACAGAACAACAAGACTTGATGATAAAAAAGCAGAACCAACCTGCAATGTCATCATACTTCCCTCTGCTAAGAGCAGAGAGCACTCAAGGAAGGAGCCCATTTTGGAGGAAGAGGGAAGCTTGGATGAAACTAGCTGCAAACTGGAGAACACACCATCTTGTAGAGTAAGTAACTGACCTTTGCAGGCAAAACACTTGACTTGACTCTGATGCAAAGCTCCTGGGGGAACTGAGATGCATTTCTTTCCTCACAGAAACCTGTAATCCTGAGGGTGCCGCAGTCTGAGGGTTTCAGCTCTCTGAGTGACATTATGAAGAGGCTTATGCCTCAGCAGAGTACTTCAGGGCTGCTCAAGAAAGGATCGAAGGCTGCCACGTCAGAAATGAGCCAGTCCATGATGGACCTGAGCGTACACAACACAGATGCAAATCATGATGCGAGAGGAGTCCCAGTGCCAAGGTTCAAGGCTAGTGTAAGTGTGAAGATTCGCATTAGTCCTCTGTGTTTATGCTTGTGATAACATAATGATagaggaaaagataaaaagaagcTCCCAATTTACAGAGATGTTAGCTTTTAATTAACAGAAGCACAGTTCTAGACTCAAGTAAAAGCAGTGCACCATTATGAAAACAAGTAATCAGTAAAggggttgtttttgttggtttgtttgtttggttttttttttttttaaaagaacaaaaacaaatttacctCTGCTAGTGatgcagacagttttggtttcatttatccaggttttgagataacTGCCTCTGAGATTTATAGTTCAAACACAGTACAATGGAGGTAAATGAAATGTAGCCTATGGTGCCCACAGCACTGgcaaatgacatttaaaaatatcgAAAGAAAAGCCTGTTATCCTAAATAATCCACAGTTCACAGTGATAACAGTTTTCACATGGACTATGTCTTCGGTATAAGGCAGTTCCGGggaaaactgttcacagtgagTTGTCACTGTTAGTGTCTCCTTGAAAAATATACTGCGTTCGTGCTGTGAACCCCACAAACAAAACTGGGGTgaaggcagaaatctcagagacagatatccCAAAgtacaaacaattaaaaacaaaactacctGCATGGATAGCAGTACAGTTACATGAGAAAAATACCAAGAATTCAATCTTTTACTAACGAAAGGTTGAGATGTATTAGCAGaaatctgaaatgtaaatactAAAAGTACTAGTTCTGCAGCTGTGGTTCTCACTTAAAACAACCCAGTCTCTTAGAAATTCAGTGTCTGTATCATTAAATGGTTTTTACTGTCTGTGGTTGGGTtgaggcaacaaaagcacttgggttaaggttcgggaaagatcatggttttggttaaatgttaataaccacattgtgtctgaagtcactgcgAACTTCTTCGGTGTTagaccagaccaggatctttccctacCCTTAACCAAGCGCTGTGAGAGTCTACACAGAACCAGGACACAGTTTCATTACGCTGTAGTCACGAGCAGTGGATACTGCCGGATTCTGCCAGATCAAATATTCtgttggaaaacaaattaaatatgttgtCAGTGAGCATTTCActatattaacatttttgctttaattaacatttcctcattatgttaacgGAAAATGTAATCTGGTCAGCGTACAGCATAGCATTTCTTCTGGCATTGACCTGCATGAGGTCATTAAATCTTTTAGGTGGTCGTCTAAACGCTCAAATAAATGCCATGAACTCAAAGTTGTACGGTATTTGACTGTTACTGTCAATCTTTTTTCCTTGGCAGTGCTTCGACCCGGGTCATATGACGCCTGCTTTTGCtctgatgaagaggaggaacgATGACTTGAAGTCTGTACTGTACGGAACTCCAAAAAACTTTCTGCCCAGAGAGAGGCCTCGCAGTTCCAGTTACGGTCTCAGTGTGGACTGGAGGAGGTcgctgacagagagggagggggaacAAGAATGAGGAGCGAggacaaaatcacagcagcagtCGCCTCTGTGGCAACATCTTCTGTCACCGAGGACAGACAGCTGCCAGCTGTGGATAGTTATGACCTGCTGCAGTGTTAATAAACCAAAATAAGCCAAAAACAGGTGGTGACTCTGATGATAAAACCACTGTTCACGTCCAGGATGTGTAACAGTTTTATCATTTGATGTTATGTCCCACTGAACTGGTGATTAGGAGTTTCGCCATATGCTCTATACAGCGTGTCTGAAGCAGTGCTTTACTTtagaatatatttaaataaataaaattgctttTGCTCATGCTGCTCACAATGAATAGCTGTTAGTCAGTTGCATATGTACGACCAAGAAGAAAGTATGGAAGGACCTCCTGATTGAAATTTTTAGCTATCATAGCTATAGCTATGATTTCATTAAACCCTcagcaaaaaaacccc
This genomic interval from Xiphias gladius isolate SHS-SW01 ecotype Sanya breed wild chromosome 21, ASM1685928v1, whole genome shotgun sequence contains the following:
- the fam83e gene encoding protein FAM83E, translated to MSNSQEQSLDENAVFLPVNESSPEFLHCEKERQAVERLLSAGPEAFYSAVGTERSGCFLSSEEVSQITSWAKSYHFYQLQVQREENGVDGSSEMEDFCSTYFPCHSDTPAPYLDLGWPEKSSRVQMGSVTVHASPPAEGEPPVREIIRRHLQKASQVIAVVTDRLTDGAIIGDLHNAASRGVPVYIILNQRSIQENFMLNRLRHPNMRVRVLGGKTFCSRTGSTVVGEMKDKFLLVDVEAVIHGSYSLTWTDAHLHRQLVTVLSGPVVDSFDREFRILFAASLPVPDTWTVAGTHVDVTHQPKDFSDLRFKKRLSLEPDITNSPSPPAVPLLDWEAMGVVQRDRCFPDSPLDQHDESMVKEMPLKNTMLFDKNTPIADSFINNGEQFVDKKRVEQIVEKAISRQLSIEKRTNLDDRTTRLDDKKAEPTCNVIILPSAKSREHSRKEPILEEEGSLDETSCKLENTPSCRKPVILRVPQSEGFSSLSDIMKRLMPQQSTSGLLKKGSKAATSEMSQSMMDLSVHNTDANHDARGVPVPRFKASCFDPGHMTPAFALMKRRNDDLKSVLYGTPKNFLPRERPRSSSYGLSVDWRRSLTEREGEQE